A single window of Paenibacillus sp. SYP-B4298 DNA harbors:
- a CDS encoding AraC family transcriptional regulator, whose translation MSDLIMHFVTPPIPYFIDSGKHTFLPGERHVSRDSIRVFDLIIVTKGTLYIGENDKEWVIPKDEALILRPDAYHYGTFPCEEETEITWIHFQTFGAWEEMKSINECYEKEPALFEKHKEQAYLNHCEASSIFIPKQAKLSNKSINDLAEFYSLDKDPRSLRNWRKQTAFQTFMQNINQESATTINSTAVQLAEKIELFIRQNYTSKITNAMLKAEFNYHPNYLAKCMLKVYGITPIDYVLQYRIEQAKKMLIQTNWSITRISDELGFSNPAYFSSVFTNKQGISPANFRKKEFRQPGLH comes from the coding sequence ATGTCTGATTTAATCATGCACTTTGTTACCCCGCCCATTCCTTATTTTATTGACAGTGGAAAACATACGTTTTTGCCGGGAGAACGGCATGTAAGCCGTGATTCGATTCGTGTATTCGATCTGATCATCGTCACCAAAGGAACATTGTATATCGGAGAAAATGATAAAGAATGGGTCATCCCCAAGGATGAAGCCCTTATATTAAGACCTGATGCGTATCATTATGGCACGTTTCCTTGCGAAGAGGAGACCGAAATTACGTGGATACATTTTCAAACGTTCGGAGCATGGGAGGAAATGAAGAGCATTAACGAATGCTACGAAAAAGAGCCAGCCTTATTTGAAAAGCATAAAGAGCAGGCTTATCTTAATCATTGTGAAGCTAGCTCTATCTTTATTCCCAAGCAAGCCAAGCTGTCCAACAAATCGATCAATGATCTTGCTGAATTTTATTCCTTGGATAAGGATCCTCGTTCACTTCGCAATTGGAGGAAGCAGACAGCCTTCCAAACGTTCATGCAAAATATAAACCAGGAATCGGCAACGACAATCAACTCAACTGCCGTACAACTTGCAGAAAAAATAGAATTGTTTATTCGGCAAAACTATACTTCAAAGATAACGAATGCTATGCTCAAAGCCGAATTTAATTATCATCCCAACTATTTAGCCAAATGCATGTTAAAGGTGTACGGGATCACGCCAATTGATTATGTCCTGCAATATCGAATCGAGCAAGCCAAAAAAATGCTGATTCAAACGAACTGGTCAATTACTCGCATATCTGATGAATTAGGCTTTAGCAATCCCGCTTACTTCTCCTCTGTCTTCACCAATAAACAAGGAATTTCTCCCGCAAATTTTAGAAAAAAAGAGTTTCGCCAGCCTGGGCTGCACTAG
- the arfA gene encoding arabinosylfuranosidase ArfA, whose translation MALTAKMVVDKDFIISKIDDRMYGSFIEHLGRAVYGGIFEPGHPTADANGFRQDVLELIQKLNVPIIRYPGGNFVSGYDWKDGVGPVSERPRRLDLAWRTVEPNLIGMNEFATWARSAGAEVMWAINLGTQGVEDARQVIEYANHPGGSYWSDLRIQHGYEQPHRIKTWCLGNEMDGPWQIGQKTADEYGRAAAEAAKAMRWVDPDIELVACGSSYLGMPTFAQWEATVLEHTYEHVDYLSLHQYYGNAEQDTATFLARSLQMDQFIDSVTAICDYVKAKKRSKKTMKLSFDEWNVWFHTLESDKQIEPWQVAPAQLEDIYTMEDALVVGCMIISLLKHSDRVGMACMAQLVNVIAPIMTETGGAAWAQTIYYPFMHASLYGRGNALIPLVHSPKYDTKEITDVPYLEAIAVHNEEHNEITIFAVNRHLTDSLSLLMDVRSFGEVALIEHLVMEHEDLKAVNTANLQAVSPHAGGNARVEARSVTASLAAASWNVIRLKIHS comes from the coding sequence ATGGCATTAACGGCAAAAATGGTCGTTGACAAGGATTTTATCATTAGCAAGATTGATGATCGCATGTATGGTTCTTTTATTGAGCATTTAGGGCGAGCGGTGTATGGCGGAATATTTGAACCGGGTCATCCGACAGCGGATGCCAATGGATTTCGTCAGGATGTACTGGAGTTAATTCAGAAGCTGAATGTGCCGATTATTCGATACCCTGGGGGTAATTTCGTATCGGGCTATGACTGGAAGGATGGAGTAGGGCCTGTAAGCGAGCGTCCACGCAGGCTGGATCTGGCTTGGCGCACCGTGGAGCCGAATCTGATCGGGATGAATGAATTTGCCACATGGGCGAGATCTGCTGGCGCAGAGGTGATGTGGGCGATCAATCTGGGCACGCAAGGAGTCGAGGATGCCAGACAGGTGATTGAATATGCCAATCATCCGGGTGGCAGCTACTGGAGCGATCTACGCATCCAGCATGGCTATGAGCAGCCTCATCGGATAAAAACATGGTGCTTAGGCAATGAAATGGACGGACCATGGCAAATCGGGCAAAAAACAGCCGATGAATACGGTCGAGCTGCTGCTGAAGCTGCGAAGGCGATGCGGTGGGTCGATCCAGATATTGAATTGGTGGCTTGCGGCAGCTCCTATCTTGGGATGCCTACATTTGCTCAATGGGAGGCAACCGTTCTAGAGCATACCTATGAGCATGTTGATTATTTGTCGCTCCATCAATATTATGGCAATGCGGAGCAGGACACGGCGACCTTCCTTGCACGTTCCTTGCAGATGGATCAGTTTATTGATAGTGTTACCGCAATTTGCGATTATGTGAAAGCGAAGAAGCGCAGCAAAAAGACGATGAAGCTTTCATTTGACGAATGGAATGTATGGTTTCATACGTTGGAATCGGATAAGCAGATCGAGCCGTGGCAGGTTGCGCCTGCACAGCTAGAGGATATTTATACGATGGAGGATGCGCTTGTTGTCGGTTGCATGATCATTAGCCTGCTGAAGCATTCAGACCGTGTTGGCATGGCGTGCATGGCACAGCTTGTCAACGTTATAGCGCCGATTATGACGGAGACAGGTGGAGCGGCATGGGCTCAGACGATCTACTATCCGTTTATGCATGCTTCCTTATATGGAAGAGGGAATGCACTGATTCCGCTTGTTCATTCGCCGAAATATGATACAAAGGAAATTACCGATGTGCCGTATCTGGAGGCAATCGCTGTTCATAATGAAGAACATAATGAAATCACTATATTTGCAGTCAATCGTCACTTAACGGATTCATTATCGTTGCTCATGGATGTGCGCAGCTTCGGAGAAGTTGCTCTTATCGAGCATCTGGTAATGGAGCATGAGGATTTGAAGGCAGTGAATACGGCCAATCTGCAAGCGGTGTCCCCGCATGCTGGCGGGAATGCGCGCGTTGAAGCCCGTAGCGTGACCGCAAGCTTAGCGGCGGCTTCATGGAACGTGATCCGCCTAAAAATCCATTCTTGA
- a CDS encoding LacI family DNA-binding transcriptional regulator gives MSRIGIKDIAEKANVSTATVSYVLNGTRNVSPKTRERVLRVIEELNYTPNDVAKSLKSQRTNIIGVIAEDVTVFNVPEIIDGINEYADRHDMHILLTNLRLHKRVGHNFGDVDAYKKYASNAVMDLLSKQVEGIIYVGVHPRDVTGLIDTRGKPIVYTYCYTDSDISIQYNDEQASYDAMKYLIERGHRRISIISGLMDSLPSRLRFNGYYRAVTEFQLPFDPQFIKVGDWGLESAYRLTKELLDLPQRPTAILIMNDIMVIGAMRALLEAGVAIPQEMSIIGFDNREFSDYVNPRITTMDLPLHQMGYSAMKILTSIVKGETVECDRSPACTLIERDSVASLLPRP, from the coding sequence GTGTCGAGGATCGGAATTAAGGACATCGCTGAGAAAGCCAATGTTTCAACTGCAACCGTCTCCTATGTATTGAATGGAACGCGCAATGTCAGCCCGAAGACAAGAGAACGTGTGTTAAGGGTAATCGAAGAGTTGAATTACACACCCAATGACGTAGCCAAAAGTCTGAAATCTCAGCGCACCAACATCATCGGAGTCATTGCTGAGGACGTAACTGTGTTTAATGTGCCCGAAATTATTGACGGTATCAATGAGTATGCTGACCGGCATGATATGCACATTCTATTGACGAACTTGCGGCTGCATAAGCGAGTGGGTCATAACTTCGGAGATGTGGATGCCTATAAGAAATATGCGTCAAATGCGGTGATGGATCTACTGTCCAAGCAGGTGGAGGGGATTATATACGTTGGTGTCCATCCGCGTGATGTGACCGGGCTTATAGATACCAGAGGAAAACCGATTGTATACACGTATTGCTACACAGATTCGGATATTTCCATTCAATATAATGATGAACAAGCTTCTTATGATGCGATGAAATATTTAATCGAACGTGGTCATCGGCGCATTTCTATTATTAGCGGGTTAATGGATTCCTTGCCGTCAAGGCTTAGATTCAATGGCTACTATCGTGCGGTCACCGAGTTTCAACTGCCTTTTGATCCACAATTTATTAAGGTGGGAGACTGGGGGCTAGAGTCAGCCTATCGGTTGACGAAGGAGCTGCTGGATCTGCCACAGCGACCTACCGCTATATTGATTATGAACGATATCATGGTTATAGGTGCGATGAGGGCATTGTTAGAAGCTGGCGTTGCGATTCCTCAGGAGATGTCGATTATCGGCTTCGATAATCGCGAGTTCAGTGATTATGTTAATCCGCGCATTACGACAATGGATCTGCCATTACATCAGATGGGATATAGCGCGATGAAGATTCTGACATCCATTGTAAAAGGAGAAACAGTGGAGTGTGATCGCAGCCCTGCATGTACATTAATCGAACGGGATTCGGTTGCCTCCCTGCTGCCTCGTCCTTAG
- a CDS encoding HipA domain-containing protein codes for MAESWNKSYTLMHKDEPVAEIELDEATVSISAIGQVYAAGHVPVGIPVKKGAIDRAALNEWWRGRAIPASRDGIKEALLELNLSTTQKLLDKSYGLSLSDQYWIRPSASYLEWSAINFFHNPFSGDVGNVLFGQGSSDAMSLISPDNTSDGWLKKKWAIIDGKRCLVKGGSGATRQEPYNEVIASKIMERLGIRHVPYTLMELEDYPYSVCENFITPQTELITAWYVMHTRQKQNHVSVYQHYVNCCEALGITGIVEALDQMMVVDYLIANEDRHQNNFGVIRNAETLEWMGAAPIYDSGSSLWFSKPLGLIRADGKLTCKPFKPDHNEQIKLVTSFEWLDLSLLDGIEEEVRTIFRGSLFVDEARCHAICQALRGRIERLQEIMNRRELQVWVDDHSTDVKENIAFSGLQEEDEWES; via the coding sequence GTGGCTGAATCCTGGAACAAATCCTATACACTCATGCACAAAGATGAACCCGTGGCTGAGATTGAGCTGGATGAAGCAACAGTCTCCATTTCAGCGATTGGACAAGTCTATGCAGCGGGGCATGTGCCCGTGGGCATACCTGTTAAGAAGGGAGCAATAGACCGCGCGGCACTCAATGAATGGTGGAGGGGACGAGCGATTCCGGCCAGTCGTGATGGAATAAAAGAAGCGCTGCTTGAATTGAATTTGTCTACAACACAAAAACTGTTAGATAAAAGCTACGGACTTAGTTTGTCCGATCAATATTGGATTCGTCCATCTGCATCATATTTGGAATGGAGCGCCATTAACTTCTTTCACAACCCTTTCTCGGGGGACGTAGGGAATGTATTGTTTGGGCAGGGTTCATCTGATGCGATGAGTCTGATCTCGCCAGACAATACCTCTGATGGCTGGTTGAAAAAGAAGTGGGCGATTATAGATGGTAAGCGTTGTCTGGTGAAAGGCGGAAGCGGCGCGACTAGGCAGGAGCCATACAATGAGGTCATTGCCAGCAAGATCATGGAGCGATTGGGGATTCGACATGTCCCCTATACACTGATGGAGCTGGAGGATTACCCCTATAGCGTGTGCGAGAATTTCATAACTCCACAGACAGAACTCATTACAGCTTGGTATGTGATGCACACTAGGCAAAAGCAGAACCATGTATCGGTGTATCAGCATTACGTGAACTGCTGTGAGGCGCTGGGCATTACCGGCATTGTGGAGGCGCTGGACCAGATGATGGTGGTGGATTATCTGATTGCCAATGAAGATCGGCATCAGAATAATTTTGGAGTGATCCGCAATGCAGAGACCTTGGAGTGGATGGGGGCAGCGCCGATCTACGATAGTGGCTCGTCACTCTGGTTTTCCAAGCCGCTTGGTCTGATTCGCGCAGATGGCAAGCTGACGTGTAAACCATTCAAGCCTGATCACAACGAACAAATTAAACTGGTAACCTCCTTCGAATGGCTAGATCTGTCTCTACTAGACGGAATTGAAGAGGAGGTGCGGACTATTTTCCGTGGCTCGCTGTTTGTTGACGAGGCCCGTTGTCATGCGATTTGTCAGGCTCTGCGTGGACGCATCGAACGTTTACAGGAAATCATGAATCGTCGTGAACTGCAGGTGTGGGTGGACGATCACAGCACCGATGTGAAAGAGAATATTGCGTTCAGTGGCTTGCAGGAGGAAGACGAATGGGAAAGTTAA